In Desertifilum tharense IPPAS B-1220, the following proteins share a genomic window:
- a CDS encoding CBS domain-containing protein, translated as MDLILCHTTADFDALGAAVGLTRLKPGAKIVLSGGYHPAVREFLALHRDEYALIERRSVNPKQIRSLMVVDTQMRDRLGKTAEWLDLPQLSAVELYDHHLDSKSNIPFTQAYIEAVGATTTLIVEKLQATFTEATRNQPFLSPAEATVMALGIHVDTGSLSYEASTPRDALALAWLMQQGASLSVIADYLDSALSPELQDLLAVALEKLQIETIQGYAVAWVLLDAAGYVPGLSSLAAQLVELTDVDALLLGVRYRVKTDLDERLTIVGRSRIDNINLHHLFQPLGGGGHSQAASLTWRGTCAQSVINQLVEQLKAQIPQPPTARELMSSPVRTILPETTIKQAQRILLRYGHSGLSVVDETGKLIGMISRRDIDIALHHGFSHAPVKGYMSSNLKTISPETPLPSIESLMVTYDIGRLPVLENGQLVGIVTRTDVLRQLHQDKTQTFQRPQTPELHYCPLPQVMGKMLRERLTPQLWRVLTTASQAAQKRGWHLYLVGGGVRDLLLADPTKIIELQDIDLVVDKAYPIPLKSLQADSIESLETSPQVPETGAGVELARELQQYYPNVRLQVHGRFQTAALLWHKDPELGSLWIDIATARTEFYPYPAANPEVEASSIRQDLYRRDFTINALAIRLTDPRSGTLLDFFGGWRDLEAKVIRVLHANSFIEDPTRIYRAVRFAVRLGFQIESQTESYIRYALESGIYTRSISGNHKTPALQTRLKSELKYILQENYWKPALQLLGDLGALRCIHPTLEFTEELWKQMRLVDRCLKRFQPPEESSEQAVIREPWQLLLEVLLAQLAPEHRAKVAENLQLPDESMTRLQRLDTRNQVIQSRLSQCKSPSQIVQLLQNEDLYTLILIAVQSPRVIRKLIWNYITKLSQIQSPLNGNDLKKMGYKPSPKFKQILDRLLAATLDGEITTRPTAEAFLAEKFPVN; from the coding sequence ATGGATTTGATTTTGTGTCATACTACGGCGGACTTTGATGCTTTGGGGGCGGCGGTTGGGTTAACGCGGCTGAAGCCGGGGGCGAAAATTGTGCTTTCGGGGGGATATCATCCGGCGGTTCGGGAGTTTTTGGCGCTGCATCGGGATGAGTATGCATTGATTGAACGGCGTTCGGTCAATCCCAAGCAGATTCGCTCTTTAATGGTAGTGGATACGCAAATGCGCGATCGCCTCGGTAAAACAGCCGAGTGGTTGGACTTACCCCAACTCAGTGCGGTGGAGCTATACGATCATCATTTAGATTCCAAGAGCAATATTCCCTTTACCCAGGCTTATATTGAAGCCGTGGGTGCTACAACTACGCTCATTGTTGAAAAACTTCAGGCAACTTTCACAGAGGCGACTCGCAACCAACCCTTCTTATCGCCTGCGGAAGCGACGGTAATGGCGCTGGGAATTCATGTGGATACGGGTTCGCTTTCCTATGAAGCGAGTACGCCGCGAGATGCCTTAGCTTTAGCCTGGTTGATGCAGCAAGGGGCGAGTTTATCGGTTATTGCTGATTATCTCGATTCTGCCCTATCTCCGGAGTTACAAGATTTACTGGCTGTGGCTTTGGAGAAGTTGCAAATAGAGACAATTCAAGGCTATGCGGTGGCTTGGGTATTGTTAGATGCAGCCGGGTATGTTCCAGGGTTATCGAGTTTAGCGGCGCAGTTGGTTGAGTTAACGGATGTTGATGCTTTGCTGTTGGGGGTGCGATATCGCGTCAAAACCGATTTAGATGAACGCTTAACGATCGTAGGGCGATCGCGCATCGATAATATCAATCTCCATCACCTGTTTCAACCCCTCGGTGGGGGCGGACATTCCCAAGCCGCATCCCTCACTTGGCGGGGAACTTGCGCCCAAAGTGTCATTAACCAACTCGTCGAACAACTCAAAGCCCAAATTCCCCAACCGCCTACCGCACGGGAACTCATGTCTTCGCCAGTGCGTACCATCTTACCGGAAACGACGATTAAACAAGCCCAACGCATCCTCCTACGTTACGGTCATTCTGGCTTATCTGTGGTGGATGAAACTGGAAAACTGATTGGAATGATTTCTCGGCGAGATATTGATATTGCACTTCATCATGGTTTTTCTCATGCTCCAGTCAAAGGTTACATGAGTTCTAATCTCAAAACCATCTCGCCCGAAACCCCTTTACCTAGCATTGAATCGCTCATGGTAACGTATGACATTGGACGCTTACCCGTCCTAGAAAATGGGCAATTGGTGGGTATTGTGACGCGCACCGATGTTTTGCGACAATTGCATCAAGATAAAACCCAAACCTTCCAACGTCCTCAAACGCCTGAATTACACTATTGTCCGTTACCGCAAGTTATGGGAAAAATGCTGCGAGAACGGCTTACCCCGCAACTTTGGCGAGTATTAACCACAGCTTCCCAAGCTGCCCAAAAACGAGGATGGCATCTTTATTTAGTGGGGGGAGGAGTCCGCGATTTACTGCTTGCAGATCCAACAAAAATTATCGAATTACAAGATATTGACTTGGTGGTTGATAAAGCCTACCCTATTCCCCTTAAATCATTACAAGCCGACTCTATTGAATCGTTAGAAACGTCTCCTCAAGTTCCAGAAACAGGTGCAGGCGTTGAATTGGCTCGCGAATTACAACAATACTATCCGAATGTTCGCCTGCAAGTTCACGGTCGTTTTCAAACAGCGGCTTTATTGTGGCATAAAGATCCAGAATTAGGGTCTTTATGGATTGATATTGCTACTGCTAGAACTGAGTTTTATCCTTATCCAGCCGCTAATCCAGAAGTAGAAGCCAGTTCCATTCGCCAAGATTTATATCGACGCGATTTTACGATTAATGCTCTAGCCATTCGTCTTACCGATCCGCGTTCGGGAACATTACTAGACTTCTTTGGAGGCTGGCGAGACTTAGAAGCAAAAGTCATTCGCGTTTTACATGCTAATAGTTTTATTGAAGATCCAACTCGGATTTATCGGGCGGTGCGTTTTGCGGTTCGCCTAGGTTTTCAAATTGAGTCGCAAACAGAAAGCTATATTCGCTATGCGTTGGAAAGCGGAATTTACACTCGCTCAATTTCAGGCAATCATAAAACCCCCGCATTACAAACGCGTTTGAAGAGCGAATTGAAGTATATTCTTCAGGAAAATTATTGGAAACCCGCATTACAATTGCTAGGAGATTTAGGCGCTTTGCGTTGCATCCATCCCACCCTAGAATTTACAGAAGAACTTTGGAAACAAATGCGCCTAGTGGATCGATGCTTGAAGCGGTTTCAACCCCCAGAGGAAAGTTCAGAACAAGCCGTAATTCGCGAACCTTGGCAATTATTGCTAGAAGTCTTACTCGCACAACTGGCACCAGAACATCGCGCCAAAGTGGCAGAAAATTTGCAATTACCCGATGAAAGTATGACTCGCCTGCAACGCTTAGATACTCGCAATCAAGTTATCCAATCTCGCCTTTCCCAATGCAAATCTCCGAGCCAAATTGTCCAACTCTTGCAAAATGAGGATTTATATACTTTAATTTTGATTGCCGTTCAAAGCCCTAGAGTTATCCGCAAATTAATCTGGAATTATATCACAAAACTCTCTCAAATTCAATCTCCTCTTAATGGTAACGACCTCAAAAAAATGGGCTACAAACCCAGCCCCAAATTCAAACAAATTCTAGATCGACTATTAGCTGCAACCTTAGACGGCGAAATCACAACTCGCCCAACTGCTGAAGCCTTCCTTGCTGAAAAGTTTCCCGTTAATTAG
- a CDS encoding transposase has product MVEAVLGIDVGKDKLHVALLFPGKKPKAKAIANTPEGHQTLVQWLQQQDANQVHACLEATSTYGEAVAEALYEAGHRVSIVNPARIGGFAKSELSRTKTDKVDAALIARFCAAICPSLWTPPPTEVKQLQALVRRLEALKQMHQQESNRLETATAQVIALIEEHLKYLKQDIQRTEQLIKDHFEQHPALKQQRDLLTSIPGIAQTTASLLLAEIVSWKAFESAKQLAAYIGLTPQERTSGSSVRGRTQLSRTGSGRLRTALYMPAVVAKRHNPTIRAFCERLAGRGKTTMQIVGAAMRKLAHIVYGVLKSNRPFDPNLTS; this is encoded by the coding sequence ATGGTAGAAGCGGTTCTTGGAATTGATGTTGGTAAAGACAAATTGCACGTTGCACTTCTGTTTCCCGGCAAAAAACCAAAAGCGAAAGCGATCGCCAATACACCTGAAGGACATCAAACTTTAGTGCAATGGTTGCAACAGCAAGATGCCAATCAAGTGCATGCTTGCTTGGAAGCGACCAGTACTTATGGTGAAGCGGTTGCTGAAGCCCTGTATGAGGCAGGACATCGAGTGAGTATCGTCAATCCAGCTCGGATTGGCGGGTTTGCCAAGAGTGAACTGAGTCGAACGAAAACAGACAAGGTTGATGCCGCTTTGATTGCCCGCTTCTGTGCGGCGATTTGTCCGAGTTTGTGGACTCCTCCTCCAACAGAAGTCAAGCAACTGCAAGCGTTGGTGCGTCGGCTTGAAGCTCTTAAACAGATGCACCAACAGGAGTCGAATCGACTGGAGACGGCTACGGCACAAGTCATTGCTTTAATTGAGGAACACTTGAAGTATCTTAAACAAGACATTCAACGAACCGAGCAACTCATCAAAGACCACTTTGAACAACATCCAGCACTCAAGCAGCAACGAGACTTGCTGACGAGCATTCCCGGTATTGCTCAAACGACTGCATCGTTGCTACTTGCAGAAATCGTCTCTTGGAAAGCCTTTGAGAGCGCCAAACAGTTAGCCGCTTACATTGGGCTGACTCCACAAGAGCGAACGTCAGGCTCATCGGTTCGAGGACGAACGCAGTTATCACGGACAGGAAGTGGACGATTACGAACAGCTCTCTATATGCCTGCGGTGGTCGCGAAACGGCATAATCCTACTATTCGAGCATTTTGTGAGCGCTTAGCAGGTCGTGGTAAAACAACCATGCAAATTGTTGGAGCCGCGATGCGTAAGCTAGCCCATATTGTTTACGGGGTGCTTAAGTCTAACCGTCCTTTCGACCCCAATCTTACCTCTTGA
- a CDS encoding cell wall metabolism sensor histidine kinase WalK, protein MFQATRRRLALWYATVTAVLMLFFATGVYLYVRNTLVERIDDTLHHVVEIVERSLIFEAVQSSPDNLEYRINLEASFRDNAEAAEDDHIDLEWFSPTGELVWSTFSEPLEIPIHYNRAGETVRAIHRDWSSDNPNAHSEILLRQITERVQKGRQVLGYLRVSHPWFEVTKPSRQLMVDLSAGIGLMAISVAAIGWLLSDIAMKPVRAAYISLRQFTSDASHELRNPIATIQANVQFALADPEIDSNQRSSLQVIERLTRRIGRLVDDLLFLARQDSGIVQPQWQSVPLDALLIEVLEEQQLTAKAKEIKLNLELVDRLAEFAVVEGASFPLEVEAFSLQADWDQLTRLFTNLVSNALQYTPAGGGVEVELEQFAAKTGGIVLQVKVKDTGIGISKEALPHLFDRFYRVDPARSHDSQREPSQATGSGLGLAIALAIVENHKGQIQIDSQLQQGTTVTVTLPGGNVE, encoded by the coding sequence ATGTTTCAAGCTACTCGTCGTCGCCTTGCTTTGTGGTATGCAACTGTCACCGCCGTTTTGATGTTATTTTTTGCTACGGGGGTTTATTTGTATGTTCGCAATACGTTAGTAGAACGGATTGATGATACGTTACATCATGTGGTTGAGATTGTAGAGCGATCGCTCATTTTTGAAGCGGTGCAGTCGTCTCCCGATAACCTGGAATATCGGATTAATTTAGAAGCGAGTTTCCGAGACAACGCCGAAGCCGCAGAAGACGATCATATCGATCTAGAGTGGTTTAGCCCCACTGGTGAATTAGTGTGGTCTACCTTTTCTGAACCTTTAGAGATTCCCATTCATTACAACCGCGCGGGAGAAACGGTGCGTGCGATCCATCGCGACTGGAGTTCCGATAATCCGAACGCCCACTCAGAAATCTTGTTGCGGCAAATTACCGAACGGGTGCAGAAAGGACGCCAAGTTTTAGGCTATCTGCGCGTCAGCCATCCGTGGTTTGAAGTGACTAAACCGAGCCGCCAGCTTATGGTAGATTTAAGTGCAGGAATTGGTTTAATGGCAATCTCCGTCGCTGCAATTGGCTGGTTGCTATCTGATATTGCGATGAAACCCGTGAGAGCGGCTTATATCAGCTTGCGCCAGTTTACCTCAGATGCGTCTCACGAACTGCGAAACCCGATCGCAACGATTCAGGCTAACGTTCAATTTGCTCTTGCCGATCCAGAAATTGACAGCAATCAACGTTCCTCTTTGCAGGTGATTGAGCGTTTAACCCGTCGGATTGGTCGCTTGGTAGACGATTTGCTATTTTTGGCGCGTCAAGATAGTGGGATTGTGCAACCCCAATGGCAATCCGTTCCCCTCGATGCGCTATTAATTGAGGTGCTAGAAGAACAACAACTGACGGCGAAGGCCAAAGAAATTAAGCTGAATTTAGAGTTAGTCGATCGGTTAGCGGAATTTGCGGTTGTAGAGGGTGCGAGTTTTCCTTTAGAAGTTGAGGCGTTTTCTCTGCAAGCCGACTGGGATCAACTGACGCGCCTGTTTACCAATTTGGTGAGTAATGCCTTGCAGTATACGCCTGCGGGCGGTGGGGTGGAGGTGGAGTTAGAGCAGTTTGCGGCTAAAACTGGGGGAATTGTGCTGCAAGTCAAGGTTAAGGATACGGGAATTGGGATTTCTAAAGAGGCTTTACCGCATCTGTTCGATCGATTTTATCGGGTCGATCCGGCGCGATCGCATGACAGCCAGCGCGAACCGAGTCAAGCCACAGGATCGGGGTTGGGGTTGGCGATCGCGCTTGCCATTGTGGAAAATCATAAAGGGCAAATCCAAATTGACAGCCAACTTCAACAGGGAACCACCGTCACTGTTACCTTACCGGGTGGGAATGTTGAATAG
- the lptC gene encoding LPS export ABC transporter periplasmic protein LptC: MIPNLLSHKRAIPTPALCLLLAALLASTSGCGGNRTAEKIAQDSSAAQRSQTSLIFNDVTLEQVDEQGRLVWKVEAARATYSQDEKIAFVENPEGELYQDGQLVFRVVAERGEVQQDGQQILLKGNIVATDVQDGAVLRGKELEWRPDSDELIVRHTITGTHPQVNAQAKEARMYSRARRMELEGEVIATTVEPKLQMRTEKLIWNMKENKIIGPVPVEIDRFAEDREDAVIQQAQGQTAEVDLEAKTALLKQDAYLVSIEPPMEVRSEAVTWNLESDLVESPGFVNVVHTEQQVTLTGDRGRVDLAQQIAYIVGNVRGIGQRNQSQLGADTITWSFPTQKMEAQGNVTYQQADPPLNLRGAKAVGSLENQTIVVSSGNTNGPVITEIIP, encoded by the coding sequence ATGATCCCCAATCTCCTGTCGCACAAACGCGCAATTCCAACTCCGGCCCTCTGTTTACTCCTCGCAGCGCTCCTTGCTAGCACCAGTGGCTGTGGCGGCAACCGAACCGCCGAAAAAATTGCCCAAGATTCCTCAGCGGCACAGCGATCGCAAACCAGCCTGATCTTCAACGATGTCACCCTCGAACAAGTAGACGAACAGGGAAGACTCGTTTGGAAAGTCGAAGCCGCACGCGCCACCTACAGCCAAGATGAGAAAATCGCCTTTGTGGAAAATCCCGAAGGCGAACTTTATCAAGATGGTCAACTCGTGTTTCGAGTCGTCGCCGAACGCGGCGAAGTGCAGCAGGATGGTCAACAAATTTTGCTCAAAGGCAATATTGTCGCAACCGATGTCCAAGATGGGGCCGTCTTGCGCGGAAAAGAACTCGAATGGCGTCCCGATAGCGACGAGTTAATTGTGCGCCACACCATTACCGGAACGCATCCACAAGTCAACGCGCAAGCCAAAGAAGCGCGGATGTATAGTCGGGCCCGACGCATGGAGTTAGAAGGGGAAGTCATCGCCACCACCGTCGAACCGAAATTGCAGATGCGAACTGAAAAGTTGATCTGGAATATGAAGGAGAACAAGATTATCGGCCCGGTTCCGGTAGAAATCGATCGCTTTGCTGAAGATCGCGAAGATGCGGTCATTCAACAAGCACAGGGTCAAACGGCGGAGGTGGACTTAGAGGCAAAAACGGCCCTCCTCAAGCAAGATGCGTATTTAGTCTCTATAGAACCGCCAATGGAAGTGAGAAGCGAGGCGGTGACTTGGAATTTAGAATCTGACCTGGTAGAGTCGCCCGGATTCGTCAATGTCGTGCATACTGAACAACAAGTAACCCTTACTGGCGATCGCGGTCGAGTCGATCTCGCTCAACAAATCGCTTATATCGTCGGAAACGTGCGCGGTATTGGTCAGCGCAACCAATCTCAATTAGGGGCCGATACGATTACCTGGTCTTTCCCGACCCAAAAAATGGAGGCCCAAGGGAACGTCACCTATCAGCAAGCCGATCCCCCCCTGAATCTTAGAGGCGCAAAAGCCGTGGGAAGCTTAGAAAATCAAACCATTGTCGTCAGTAGTGGCAATACTAACGGCCCAGTGATTACCGAAATTATCCCTTAG
- a CDS encoding NYN domain-containing protein, with protein MMYNQPENNSIFTPEQVLENRGRVAIFIDGSNLFYAALQLGMEIDYTKLLCRLTAGSRLLRSFFYTGVDRTNEKQQGFLLWMRRNGYRVISKDLVQLPDGSKKANLDVEIAVDMMALVGSYDTAVLVSGDGDLAYAVDAVSYRGVRVEVVSLRSMTSDSLINVADRYIDLESIKEDIQKSPRSNYSYRPLSGISLMEEPDQG; from the coding sequence ATGATGTATAACCAGCCAGAAAACAACTCCATATTTACCCCAGAACAAGTTTTAGAAAACCGGGGGCGCGTTGCCATCTTCATTGATGGTTCTAACCTTTTTTATGCGGCGCTGCAACTGGGCATGGAGATTGACTACACCAAACTCCTGTGTCGGCTGACTGCCGGTTCTCGCCTGTTGCGTTCGTTTTTCTATACCGGAGTCGATCGCACCAACGAAAAACAGCAAGGATTTCTCCTGTGGATGCGGCGCAACGGCTATCGCGTTATTTCCAAAGACCTCGTTCAACTTCCCGATGGCTCCAAGAAAGCTAATTTAGATGTCGAGATCGCAGTCGATATGATGGCTCTTGTCGGTTCCTACGATACCGCAGTGCTAGTCAGTGGGGATGGCGATTTAGCCTATGCGGTCGATGCAGTCAGTTATCGCGGCGTGCGGGTTGAAGTGGTAAGCTTGCGGTCAATGACCAGCGATAGCTTAATCAACGTTGCCGATCGCTATATCGACTTGGAATCGATTAAAGAAGACATTCAGAAATCTCCGCGTTCTAATTATTCCTACAGACCATTATCGGGAATCAGCCTAATGGAGGAACCTGACCAAGGATAG
- a CDS encoding 1-acyl-sn-glycerol-3-phosphate acyltransferase, with translation MTFQSPLHISDSLLTIGGTRSFVYHGDRIPQTGSVIVVSNHRSFMDAFLLMSALRQPIRFACHHYMGQVPLVSQLVENLGCFPLAAPERRQQHFFEQATHLLQQQQVVGIFPEGAQPMVKKTPAYDLGQFHRGFAHLALRTKVPHLAVLPVAIASIEEDTNSAVPLRLLTLFDPSEPLFQQPGWHPMIIYRRVNLLVGRPYWITQPDRDRYQGKQAKAVVSELSDYCHAEISQLLQAATPQ, from the coding sequence ATGACTTTTCAGAGTCCCTTGCACATTTCTGACTCGCTATTGACAATCGGTGGGACGCGCTCCTTTGTTTACCACGGCGATCGCATTCCCCAAACGGGTTCTGTCATCGTCGTCAGCAATCACCGCAGTTTTATGGATGCCTTTCTGCTGATGTCAGCATTGCGGCAGCCGATTCGTTTTGCGTGTCACCACTATATGGGTCAGGTGCCCCTGGTGAGCCAGCTTGTAGAGAACCTGGGATGTTTTCCCCTAGCTGCGCCCGAACGCCGCCAACAGCATTTTTTTGAACAAGCCACCCACCTGCTACAACAGCAACAAGTCGTAGGGATCTTTCCCGAAGGCGCGCAACCGATGGTGAAAAAGACGCCAGCCTACGATTTAGGTCAATTTCATCGGGGGTTTGCTCATTTAGCTCTACGAACCAAAGTCCCCCACCTCGCCGTTTTACCCGTCGCGATCGCCTCCATCGAAGAAGACACCAACTCCGCCGTTCCCCTGCGCCTGCTGACGCTCTTCGATCCCTCCGAACCCCTATTTCAGCAACCGGGATGGCATCCCATGATTATTTATCGTCGCGTTAACCTTTTAGTGGGGCGTCCCTACTGGATTACGCAGCCCGATCGCGATCGCTATCAAGGCAAACAAGCCAAAGCTGTTGTTAGCGAATTAAGCGATTACTGCCACGCCGAAATCAGCCAATTATTGCAGGCTGCCACTCCCCAATAG
- a CDS encoding alpha/beta fold hydrolase, translated as MPEIKSHPCLLAPSQIQPHLPLFIFLPGMDGTGQLLRSQTSSLEQAFDVRCLAIPPDDLNDWETLSQQVIELIQAELQKNRDRAVYLCGESFGACLAQKIMVRLHSHPESLPSNLVARLILVNPASSFNQRPWIRWGTSVSQYFPEVFYRLSAVALMPFLAILNRLAEPERQALWDAMSSVPQRTSVWRIDLLRNFDITPTQLQKITQPTLLIAGASDRLLPSVWEVTRLQSLLPNAEVVVLPQSGHACLLETDTNLYNILQTYRFLEERDKVLSAPTRE; from the coding sequence ATGCCCGAAATTAAAAGTCACCCTTGTCTGTTGGCCCCTAGCCAAATCCAACCTCACCTGCCCTTATTCATTTTCTTACCGGGAATGGATGGAACGGGGCAACTATTGCGATCGCAAACTTCCAGCCTCGAACAAGCCTTTGATGTTCGCTGTTTAGCTATCCCCCCCGACGATCTCAACGACTGGGAAACCCTTAGCCAACAAGTCATCGAACTGATTCAAGCCGAACTGCAAAAGAATCGCGATCGCGCCGTCTATCTGTGTGGCGAATCCTTTGGAGCCTGTCTTGCCCAGAAAATCATGGTGCGGCTGCATTCCCATCCCGAAAGCCTGCCTAGCAACCTGGTTGCCCGTCTCATTTTAGTCAATCCCGCCTCATCTTTTAACCAACGCCCGTGGATTCGCTGGGGAACCTCCGTTAGCCAATACTTTCCCGAAGTCTTCTATCGCCTTTCTGCCGTCGCCCTCATGCCCTTTCTCGCCATCTTGAACCGACTGGCAGAACCCGAACGTCAGGCTTTATGGGATGCGATGAGTTCTGTTCCTCAACGGACTTCTGTTTGGCGGATCGATTTGCTCCGCAATTTTGACATTACCCCCACTCAACTGCAAAAAATTACCCAACCCACCTTACTAATTGCCGGTGCTTCCGATCGCTTGCTGCCTTCGGTTTGGGAAGTGACGCGCCTGCAATCGCTCTTACCGAATGCAGAGGTGGTTGTTTTACCCCAAAGCGGTCATGCTTGTTTGCTAGAAACCGACACCAATCTCTATAACATTCTGCAAACGTATCGGTTTCTAGAAGAGCGGGATAAAGTTCTGAGCGCGCCTACTCGCGAATGA
- a CDS encoding phycobilisome rod-core linker polypeptide: protein MKPITVSRRSTLEERQNALRQIYTQVLERQPYAYERKILQKAEQDFLKDKIGVRRFLKELGHSEVYQNAFYTHCSNLKFLELCFKHFLGRAPINQEEVQLYCDILMRSGVNALITALLDSEEYRKVFGCFSVPYARPSQYYASPKAFLETHLLNHEYIGQRGVVVPTIYWHQLGLNCDAGLCHHPEAGEVLHPPISPEGERLQEQLQELLRLFESNQAQEAIASLSPQQKAALRKVIRE, encoded by the coding sequence ATGAAACCCATCACTGTGAGCCGTCGTTCTACGCTTGAAGAACGCCAAAATGCCCTCCGTCAGATCTACACTCAAGTCTTAGAGCGCCAACCTTACGCTTACGAACGTAAAATTCTCCAAAAAGCCGAACAAGACTTTCTCAAGGATAAAATTGGCGTGCGCCGCTTCCTCAAAGAATTAGGACATTCAGAGGTCTACCAAAACGCCTTTTATACCCATTGCTCAAATCTCAAGTTTCTAGAACTCTGCTTTAAGCATTTCCTAGGAAGAGCGCCCATCAATCAAGAAGAAGTTCAACTTTACTGCGATATTTTAATGCGATCGGGCGTTAATGCGTTGATTACGGCGCTTTTAGACTCCGAGGAGTATCGGAAAGTCTTTGGCTGTTTTAGCGTCCCCTACGCCCGCCCATCTCAATATTATGCGTCTCCGAAAGCCTTCCTAGAAACGCATCTCCTCAACCACGAATATATCGGACAGCGGGGCGTTGTCGTGCCCACGATCTACTGGCACCAATTGGGATTAAACTGCGATGCTGGTTTGTGCCATCATCCAGAAGCAGGGGAAGTTTTGCACCCGCCCATTTCTCCGGAAGGCGAACGGCTGCAAGAGCAATTGCAGGAGTTACTGAGGCTGTTTGAATCGAACCAAGCGCAAGAAGCGATCGCCTCGCTTTCACCTCAACAAAAGGCAGCGCTTCGCAAAGTCATTCGCGAGTAG
- a CDS encoding phycobilisome protein, producing the protein MNTLNYTIANNLIEADGRYLSTQELQPLEQYIRSYNARLEAYQQIQQHSDKVVLQALRKFALAYPDIIQKHGPRCKYDMTEVLRYIALSILRDDEIFFKERMMSWLDTILLAHKRNSSCATAYQYLKEAIDANLPSSSITLVHPYLESVMLCLNSHA; encoded by the coding sequence ATGAATACTCTCAATTACACCATCGCAAACAACCTGATCGAAGCTGACGGCCGCTACCTCAGCACCCAAGAACTCCAACCTTTAGAGCAGTACATCCGGAGTTATAACGCTCGCCTAGAAGCCTATCAACAGATTCAACAGCACAGCGACAAAGTTGTCTTACAAGCCCTGCGAAAATTCGCGCTCGCCTATCCTGATATCATCCAAAAACATGGCCCGCGTTGCAAATACGATATGACAGAAGTTCTCCGCTATATTGCGTTGTCAATTTTGCGAGATGACGAAATCTTTTTCAAAGAACGAATGATGTCTTGGCTAGATACCATTCTTTTAGCTCACAAGAGAAACAGTTCTTGTGCGACTGCCTACCAATATCTCAAAGAAGCTATTGACGCCAACCTCCCCTCTTCGAGCATTACCTTAGTGCATCCCTACTTAGAAAGCGTCATGCTTTGTCTCAACTCTCACGCCTAA
- a CDS encoding DUF2993 domain-containing protein, with protein sequence MFTGITGIFNSPNGTDMGEQLLNKVASQSIRHLFTRSEAIDIAIRCYPSSKLLQGSIDGFQMNGRGLVIRKDFYVEEMSFQTDAVALDVGAIFSGQLRLKQPTQAVAQVTLSEAGINEAFKSPLVTQRLVNLSLPEISDRPLCFQDIRVELLPNNQIHLFAQADLGDSEPVPIALSCTLEVERRRRIAFAHCQFRGDLIPETVHPQSEPLTQALGEILNNMVDLDRFDLDGVTLRINRLETQGKQLLFSGYAQIEHFPGSTR encoded by the coding sequence ATGTTTACTGGCATTACTGGCATCTTCAATTCCCCCAATGGCACCGATATGGGAGAGCAACTGCTCAACAAAGTTGCCAGCCAATCCATTCGCCATCTGTTTACGCGCAGTGAAGCGATAGATATTGCGATCCGCTGCTATCCTTCCAGCAAACTGTTGCAAGGCAGCATTGATGGCTTTCAGATGAATGGTAGAGGGCTAGTCATTCGCAAAGACTTCTACGTAGAAGAAATGTCCTTTCAAACTGATGCTGTCGCCCTCGATGTGGGAGCCATCTTTAGCGGACAACTCCGTCTCAAGCAGCCGACGCAAGCCGTCGCCCAAGTCACCCTATCGGAAGCCGGAATTAACGAAGCCTTCAAATCTCCCCTCGTCACCCAACGACTGGTTAACCTATCCTTACCTGAAATTAGCGATCGCCCCCTCTGTTTTCAAGATATTCGTGTCGAACTGCTACCCAATAACCAAATTCACCTCTTCGCCCAAGCCGACCTGGGAGACAGCGAACCCGTCCCCATCGCCCTAAGCTGTACGCTAGAAGTGGAACGCCGCCGCCGTATCGCCTTTGCCCATTGTCAGTTTCGAGGCGATCTCATTCCCGAAACCGTCCATCCTCAAAGCGAACCCCTCACCCAAGCCCTTGGCGAGATTTTAAACAATATGGTCGATCTCGACCGCTTCGATCTCGATGGCGTCACCCTGCGGATCAACCGCTTAGAAACCCAGGGCAAACAACTGCTGTTTAGCGGTTATGCTCAAATTGAACATTTCCCTGGAAGCACCCGTTAA